From the genome of Candidatus Electrothrix communis, one region includes:
- the glnD gene encoding [protein-PII] uridylyltransferase: MSLELHAQRQALEELWEQGLSGHQLLEQHTELVDGFIIDHFNASPAVSQARGEIALVALGGYGRQELYPYSDVDLLLLHDRKSKKDMQAVAESILYPLWDGGFDVGHSVRSVKDAVRFAKEDFIFEVSLLDSRLLVGSESLYRELLDRYQKKILYGQRQKFVRTMDAMCVERRQKYGTHAYRLEPHVKEGRGGMRDIQAMLWTAKAVFGLSGLDAMEDAGMLTSVDRCSFQESWNMLARIRNRLHYISRRHNDQMHFELQEEMAAAFGYEDRMGMLAVEHLMRDVYGHLQTISVVTDLFFEQVNEVLGLSEKDKGEQEVERDISVRAKTLRLTATDGQLAERPVLLMRLFLQAVRKELPVHHSTRRTVTRNLHLVDDHFRSSKRVANAFIGLLTGKNNPASALETMLEIGLLPAYIPEFGGVESLAQHDLYHIYTVDRHQIQTVAELHALRQEEKELFVSLSVPNLLHVLYLAALLHDIGKGQRKDHSVLGADLIDDVGQRMGLEGKERDTLSFLVRYHLFLPENALRRDLEDQDFIRDTAELIKETDLLIMLYLLSVADSKATGPSAWSAWKATLMGDLFLKVRSCLEAECTTESDVEQGEEQGADWLREQINELLQPDEAPLRIAVEELPSDYLVSFTPEAVLQHLRLHRDQATVLQQKVLLFPEKKQGSWPLLMLCRDRQGLLAKLCGVLALHNLSVLAARIFTWPDGTVVDMLDLAPEAVIAFDEQDWNGLEQDMNQAVNYRLDVGRKLYNKLESSIHRRRRQVQQLANKVIIDNDASTRHTVMEVYGDDQPGTLYQLTQTLSDFHLNIHRARIATEVEQLIDIFYVTTEDQEKISNKELLDRVKDALFRVICDGEEGL; this comes from the coding sequence ATGTCCTTGGAACTGCATGCACAACGGCAAGCCCTGGAGGAACTCTGGGAGCAGGGGCTGAGCGGCCATCAGCTGCTTGAGCAGCATACGGAATTGGTCGATGGTTTTATTATTGATCATTTCAATGCCTCTCCGGCAGTGAGTCAGGCTCGCGGAGAAATCGCCCTTGTCGCCTTGGGCGGATATGGCCGCCAAGAGCTTTATCCCTATTCTGATGTGGATTTGCTCCTGCTCCATGATCGCAAGTCCAAAAAAGACATGCAGGCGGTGGCGGAATCCATCCTCTACCCCCTCTGGGATGGCGGATTTGATGTAGGGCATAGTGTGCGTAGCGTGAAAGATGCTGTCCGCTTTGCCAAGGAAGATTTTATTTTTGAAGTTTCTCTGTTGGATTCCAGGCTGCTGGTAGGCTCAGAATCTCTGTACCGAGAGCTGCTGGATCGCTATCAGAAAAAGATCCTCTACGGTCAACGGCAGAAGTTTGTTCGGACGATGGATGCAATGTGCGTGGAGCGTCGCCAGAAATACGGTACCCATGCCTACCGTCTGGAGCCCCATGTCAAGGAGGGGCGAGGCGGTATGCGGGATATCCAGGCCATGCTCTGGACAGCGAAAGCGGTTTTTGGTCTCTCCGGGCTTGATGCTATGGAGGATGCCGGAATGCTGACTTCGGTAGATCGTTGCAGTTTTCAGGAATCCTGGAATATGCTGGCCCGGATACGCAATCGACTTCATTATATCAGTCGCCGCCATAACGACCAGATGCATTTTGAATTGCAGGAGGAGATGGCTGCCGCTTTCGGCTATGAGGATCGGATGGGCATGTTGGCGGTTGAACACCTGATGCGGGATGTTTACGGGCATCTGCAAACCATCTCCGTGGTCACGGACCTCTTTTTTGAGCAGGTCAATGAGGTGCTGGGGTTAAGCGAAAAAGACAAGGGCGAGCAGGAGGTTGAACGGGATATCTCTGTTCGGGCCAAAACCCTGCGCCTGACAGCCACGGACGGTCAGCTTGCTGAGCGGCCCGTCTTGCTTATGCGTCTTTTTTTACAGGCTGTGCGTAAGGAGCTGCCTGTTCATCATAGCACTCGTCGGACAGTCACCCGGAACCTGCACTTGGTGGATGACCATTTTCGTTCTTCCAAGCGAGTCGCCAATGCCTTTATAGGCCTGCTGACGGGAAAAAATAATCCTGCGTCTGCCTTGGAAACCATGCTGGAAATCGGCCTGCTGCCCGCCTATATTCCGGAATTCGGTGGCGTGGAGTCCTTGGCCCAGCATGATCTGTATCATATATATACTGTGGATCGCCATCAGATACAGACTGTGGCGGAGCTGCACGCCTTGCGTCAGGAAGAAAAGGAACTCTTTGTTTCCCTTTCTGTCCCGAACCTGCTGCATGTGCTGTACTTGGCTGCTCTGCTCCATGATATCGGCAAAGGACAGCGCAAGGATCATTCTGTTTTAGGGGCGGACCTTATTGACGATGTCGGGCAGAGGATGGGACTGGAAGGGAAAGAGCGCGATACCTTGTCCTTTCTTGTTCGCTACCACCTCTTTCTCCCGGAAAACGCCCTTCGTCGTGATCTTGAGGATCAGGATTTTATCCGGGATACAGCTGAGCTGATCAAGGAGACAGATTTGCTGATCATGCTCTATCTTTTATCTGTTGCTGATTCCAAGGCTACAGGCCCTTCGGCTTGGTCGGCTTGGAAAGCAACGCTGATGGGTGACTTGTTTCTCAAGGTTCGTTCCTGTCTGGAGGCGGAATGCACCACTGAGAGCGATGTTGAGCAGGGCGAGGAGCAGGGAGCGGATTGGTTGCGGGAGCAAATCAATGAGCTGCTTCAGCCTGATGAGGCTCCGTTGCGGATAGCTGTGGAAGAGCTGCCGTCAGATTATCTGGTTAGTTTTACGCCGGAAGCGGTTCTGCAGCATTTGCGCCTTCATCGGGATCAGGCAACAGTCCTTCAGCAGAAAGTACTGCTTTTTCCGGAAAAGAAACAGGGATCCTGGCCGCTTCTCATGCTTTGTCGAGACAGGCAGGGCTTGTTAGCCAAGCTGTGCGGAGTGCTGGCCCTCCATAATCTCTCGGTGTTGGCTGCTCGGATTTTTACCTGGCCTGACGGAACCGTGGTGGATATGCTGGACCTGGCCCCTGAGGCGGTAATTGCATTTGATGAGCAGGATTGGAACGGCTTGGAACAGGATATGAATCAGGCGGTCAATTATCGTCTGGATGTCGGGCGAAAACTGTATAACAAGCTGGAATCCTCGATCCACAGGCGGCGACGTCAGGTGCAGCAGCTGGCCAATAAGGTGATTATCGATAATGACGCCTCGACTCGCCATACGGTTATGGAGGTTTATGGTGATGATCAGCCCGGGACCCTTTATCAGCTGACCCAGACCCTGTCTGACTTTCATTTGAATATTCATCGGGCCAGAATAGCCACCGAGGTTGAACAGCTCATAGATATTTTTTATGTGACCACAGAAGATCAAGAGAAAATAAGCAATAAAGAGCTGCTTGATAGGGTTAAAGATGCCTTGTTCCGTGTTATCTGTGATGGGGAAGAGGGGCTGTAA
- a CDS encoding TetR/AcrR family transcriptional regulator, producing the protein MPEKKLSRREREKQQQRKEMLAAAMQLFSEKGYHNASMQEIAEQAEFAVGTLYKFFKNKEDMYKALVTEQADRFHVALCAALETSEDEVEQLRNYIQVKGEVFMHNDSFIRLYFAETRGASFNIKAGLDSELRDRHYQMVQRVAAVFARGMERGRFQRIAEPYHLAVALDTLCNAFLTNWLEGLDSYPESPDIILNIFFQGLMVPESSVISERTTNTTLE; encoded by the coding sequence ATGCCGGAAAAAAAACTCTCTCGCCGAGAACGGGAAAAACAGCAGCAGCGCAAGGAGATGCTTGCAGCCGCTATGCAACTTTTTTCTGAAAAAGGCTATCATAATGCCTCAATGCAGGAAATTGCCGAGCAGGCCGAGTTCGCTGTGGGCACTCTGTACAAGTTTTTCAAAAATAAGGAAGACATGTACAAGGCCCTGGTTACCGAACAGGCAGATCGGTTTCATGTGGCCCTGTGCGCAGCTCTTGAGACCTCAGAGGATGAGGTTGAGCAGTTACGCAATTATATCCAGGTAAAGGGCGAGGTTTTTATGCATAATGATTCCTTTATCCGCCTGTATTTTGCCGAGACACGAGGTGCAAGCTTTAACATTAAGGCGGGCTTGGACAGTGAGTTGCGGGACCGGCATTATCAGATGGTGCAACGCGTTGCCGCTGTTTTTGCTCGTGGCATGGAAAGGGGTCGTTTTCAGCGGATTGCCGAGCCGTATCACCTAGCGGTTGCTTTGGACACCCTTTGTAATGCTTTTCTCACCAACTGGCTGGAAGGTCTTGATTCTTATCCTGAATCCCCGGACATTATTTTAAATATTTTCTTTCAGGGACTTATGGTTCCTGAATCCTCTGTTATTTCTGAGAGAACAACGAATACTACCCTGGAGTAA
- a CDS encoding P-II family nitrogen regulator produces the protein MKKVEVIIKPFKLDAVKTALNDIGIKGMTISEVKGYGRQKGHTEIYRGAEYKVDFLPKIKVEIIVETEMVDKIIDVVVEAARTGKIGDGKIFVLPVEKIVRVRTGETDSEAI, from the coding sequence ATGAAAAAGGTTGAAGTTATTATAAAGCCTTTTAAGCTTGACGCTGTAAAGACGGCCTTGAACGATATCGGTATTAAGGGGATGACCATTTCCGAGGTGAAAGGATACGGTCGTCAGAAGGGGCATACAGAAATCTATCGCGGCGCTGAATATAAGGTCGATTTTTTGCCCAAGATCAAGGTGGAAATTATTGTTGAGACAGAAATGGTGGATAAGATAATCGACGTGGTCGTTGAGGCTGCTCGCACTGGCAAGATCGGTGACGGAAAAATCTTTGTTCTGCCTGTGGAAAAAATTGTCCGGGTGCGGACAGGAGAAACAGATAGCGAAGCTATCTGA
- a CDS encoding efflux RND transporter permease subunit: MLSKFFLDRPVFAWVIAIIIMALGALSIYQMPIAQYPPIAPPAIAIDAFFPGASAETVENTVTQIVEQKMTGLDDMLYLSGTSSSSGASRVELTFAAGTDPDLAWAKVQNKLQLALASLPDVVQRSGVKVSKSTRNWLLIPALISEDGSMDSNDLQDYAQSNLEKVLARIPGVGEVQPFGSQYAMRIWINPDKLTSYSLTFADVMTALRSYNVEVSAGQLGGTPSEKGQRLNAPIVVQHLLQTPEEFAEIPIRINQDGSAVRVKDVGRTELAIERSDSVVRSNGRPAAGMAVRQAAGANALETATAIKKKLEEMSKFFPPSVKVIYPYDTTPFTKVSIDEVIKTLFEAIILVFIIMYVFMGNIRATIIPTIAVPVVLLGTFAVLGFAGYSVNMLTMFAMVLAIGLLVDDAIVVVENVERIMSEEGLPPKEATAKSMDEITSALIGIGLVLSAVFGPMAFFPGSTGVLYRQFSVTLIAAMSFSVIVALILTPVLCASFLRPVKAGHEPSENAIFFMRPFFKVFEWCFGGIRNLYVRFVAFSLRTKFIFIVFYLLIVALVGFLLQRMPTSYIPDEDQGMVLVQIMLPSGSTLEQTEAVVTKVRNYFLENEPEAVKNVMTISGRNFGGQGQNLAMSFVKLKDWEKRQRPDLKVKPIAGRAMGALSQIKEAKIFAFPPPPVLELGMANGFDFQLQDRGGVGHEALTAARNQLLGMAAQDSRLMGVRPNGMMDTPEYRVDVNWDRAGALGVPLGSIHSTLATAFGSSYVNDFIQAGRVKKVYVQADAPFRRLPQDMEKLYVRNTAGKMVPFSAFATGRWSQGAPKLERYNAFPSMNIQGQPAPGHSTGEAMTAMEELVAKLPQGISFDWSGLSYQERMATKQGPLLYAFSIFVIFLCVAALYESWTIPLANLLMLPLGVFGAIVASSWREMPNDVYFQIGFLTTMGLSTKNAILIIQFIKERMGAGQGLIEATLDAVKTRFRPVMMTSLAFFFGVLPLAIANGAGAGAMNALGTAVCGGMLSATFIDLIFIPLFFVLVSQIFGKKEDKQGPTQPMNSSDTSNKQNIPEQKKSLPPSEQSKQPAASRATEVPSS, encoded by the coding sequence ATGCTCTCAAAGTTTTTCCTCGACAGACCCGTCTTTGCTTGGGTCATAGCCATTATCATCATGGCCTTGGGCGCGTTGTCCATCTACCAGATGCCCATAGCCCAATATCCACCCATTGCGCCGCCAGCCATCGCCATTGATGCTTTTTTTCCAGGCGCATCTGCCGAGACCGTGGAGAATACGGTCACCCAGATCGTGGAACAGAAAATGACCGGTCTGGACGATATGCTCTACCTCTCCGGCACCAGCTCGTCTTCCGGTGCCTCACGGGTGGAACTGACCTTTGCCGCCGGGACTGATCCTGATCTGGCTTGGGCTAAGGTCCAGAACAAGCTCCAGCTGGCCCTTGCCAGTCTGCCGGATGTGGTTCAGCGTTCCGGGGTAAAGGTGAGCAAATCCACCCGGAATTGGCTGCTCATCCCGGCCCTGATTTCGGAAGACGGGAGCATGGATAGCAACGACCTTCAGGATTATGCCCAGTCCAACCTGGAAAAAGTCCTTGCCCGTATCCCCGGTGTTGGTGAGGTCCAGCCCTTCGGCTCCCAGTACGCCATGCGGATTTGGATCAACCCGGACAAGCTGACCAGCTACAGCCTCACCTTTGCCGACGTGATGACGGCTCTGCGTTCCTATAACGTGGAGGTCTCTGCCGGGCAGCTGGGCGGGACCCCGTCCGAAAAAGGCCAGCGGCTCAATGCGCCCATTGTTGTCCAGCATCTCTTGCAAACCCCGGAGGAGTTTGCCGAGATCCCCATCCGGATCAATCAGGACGGTTCTGCGGTCCGGGTCAAGGATGTGGGCCGCACCGAATTGGCTATCGAGCGCAGCGACTCCGTGGTTCGGAGTAACGGTCGTCCTGCCGCTGGTATGGCAGTGCGGCAGGCAGCAGGGGCCAACGCTCTGGAGACGGCAACGGCCATCAAGAAAAAGCTGGAAGAGATGAGTAAGTTCTTCCCGCCCAGCGTCAAGGTGATTTATCCCTACGACACCACCCCCTTTACCAAGGTGTCCATTGACGAGGTGATCAAAACCCTGTTTGAGGCGATCATCCTGGTCTTCATCATCATGTACGTGTTCATGGGCAATATCCGGGCCACGATCATCCCGACCATTGCCGTGCCCGTGGTCCTGCTGGGTACCTTTGCTGTGCTCGGCTTTGCCGGGTACTCGGTCAATATGCTGACCATGTTCGCTATGGTGCTGGCCATTGGTTTGCTGGTGGATGATGCCATCGTGGTGGTGGAGAACGTGGAGCGGATCATGAGCGAGGAAGGCTTGCCGCCCAAGGAGGCCACGGCCAAGTCTATGGACGAGATCACCAGTGCCCTGATCGGTATCGGGCTGGTGCTGTCAGCGGTCTTCGGACCCATGGCCTTTTTTCCCGGCTCCACCGGGGTGCTCTATCGCCAGTTTTCCGTCACCCTGATTGCGGCCATGTCCTTTTCTGTGATAGTCGCCCTTATTCTGACCCCAGTCCTTTGCGCCTCTTTCCTCCGCCCGGTCAAGGCAGGGCATGAGCCTTCGGAGAATGCGATTTTTTTCATGCGCCCTTTTTTCAAGGTCTTTGAATGGTGCTTTGGTGGCATCCGTAACCTGTATGTCCGTTTTGTCGCCTTTTCCCTGCGGACGAAATTCATCTTTATAGTCTTTTACCTGCTCATCGTGGCCCTAGTCGGTTTTCTCCTGCAACGGATGCCCACCTCCTATATCCCGGACGAAGATCAGGGCATGGTTCTGGTCCAGATTATGCTGCCCTCCGGTTCCACTCTGGAGCAGACCGAAGCCGTGGTGACCAAGGTTCGGAATTATTTTCTCGAAAACGAGCCAGAGGCAGTGAAAAACGTCATGACCATTTCCGGGCGTAACTTTGGTGGGCAGGGCCAGAATCTGGCTATGAGCTTTGTTAAGCTCAAGGACTGGGAAAAACGGCAGCGGCCTGATCTCAAGGTCAAGCCCATTGCCGGGCGGGCTATGGGGGCCTTGTCGCAGATAAAAGAGGCAAAGATCTTTGCCTTTCCGCCCCCGCCAGTGCTGGAGCTGGGTATGGCCAATGGCTTTGACTTTCAGCTTCAAGACCGAGGCGGCGTAGGCCATGAAGCCCTGACTGCGGCCCGCAACCAGCTGCTCGGTATGGCAGCCCAGGACTCCCGCCTGATGGGTGTGCGGCCCAACGGTATGATGGATACCCCGGAATATCGGGTGGACGTGAACTGGGATCGGGCCGGTGCCTTGGGCGTGCCGCTCGGTTCCATCCACAGCACCTTGGCTACCGCCTTTGGCAGTTCCTATGTTAACGATTTTATTCAGGCAGGCCGGGTGAAGAAGGTCTATGTCCAGGCCGATGCACCCTTTCGTCGTTTACCGCAGGATATGGAGAAACTGTATGTTCGGAATACAGCTGGCAAGATGGTCCCCTTTTCCGCCTTTGCCACAGGTCGTTGGAGCCAAGGAGCACCCAAACTGGAACGCTATAATGCCTTCCCGTCCATGAATATCCAGGGTCAGCCAGCACCCGGTCATAGCACGGGTGAGGCCATGACAGCAATGGAAGAGCTGGTTGCTAAACTGCCCCAGGGGATCAGTTTTGATTGGAGCGGTCTGTCCTATCAGGAGCGGATGGCGACCAAGCAAGGGCCGTTGCTGTACGCTTTTTCTATCTTTGTCATCTTTCTCTGCGTGGCAGCCCTGTATGAGAGCTGGACCATTCCTCTGGCGAATCTCCTCATGCTCCCCTTGGGTGTGTTCGGGGCTATCGTTGCCTCCTCATGGCGCGAGATGCCCAATGATGTCTATTTCCAGATCGGCTTTTTGACCACTATGGGGCTGTCCACCAAGAATGCTATCCTGATTATTCAGTTTATCAAGGAGCGGATGGGAGCCGGGCAGGGCCTGATCGAGGCTACCCTGGATGCGGTCAAGACCAGGTTTCGCCCGGTCATGATGACCTCCTTGGCCTTCTTTTTCGGCGTATTGCCGCTGGCTATTGCCAACGGCGCAGGCGCAGGCGCGATGAATGCCCTAGGCACGGCGGTCTGTGGTGGTATGCTTTCAGCTACCTTTATTGACCTGATTTTTATCCCGCTCTTTTTTGTTCTGGTCTCCCAGATCTTTGGTAAAAAAGAGGATAAGCAGGGGCCGACGCAACCCATGAACTCATCCGACACGTCGAATAAGCAAAATATCCCGGAGCAAAAGAAGTCCTTACCTCCTTCTGAACAATCAAAACAGCCTGCTGCTTCCCGCGCCACGGAGGTGCCGTCATCATGA
- a CDS encoding efflux RND transporter periplasmic adaptor subunit has product MNNLYTLRTWSLLFVALAGSLLLSGCEQKGLPGWLKPLTGLFAAKEQQGPGPQRPAPAVSFIIMQPQQVVLTNELPGRTSAFRTAEIRPQVSGIIQERLFTEGSNVNAGDVLYRLDPSSFQAALDNAEANLLASKRAVDRAKAALRASQADIGRIKAKLSLARSDSKRYEQSFKQKIVSAAQRDQAATGAVVAEAELASAQAQVESSRSAIAAAQAAVQQAEAAVQTAEINLGYTKVTAPISGRIGISNVTEGAVVTAYQPKPMAVIQQMDPIYADVPQAATKMLSLRKEGLKEGREEQNKVKLLLEDGSAYPQDGTLQFSDVTVNPTTGSVTLRAVFPNPDRMLLPGMFVRTVIQEGIREQALLVPQQGVSRNPKGDPFALIVNGESKAEYRPLVLERAIDDQWLVTEGLAAGDKVIVEGLLMLRPGTVVNASLFGEKPPGGGAPQKGGGDGH; this is encoded by the coding sequence ATGAACAATTTATATACCTTACGCACATGGAGCCTCTTGTTTGTGGCTCTGGCAGGCAGTCTTTTGCTGTCCGGCTGTGAGCAGAAGGGGCTACCTGGTTGGCTGAAACCGCTGACCGGCCTGTTTGCAGCAAAGGAACAACAGGGTCCAGGGCCGCAACGTCCTGCACCGGCAGTCTCTTTTATTATTATGCAGCCGCAGCAGGTCGTGCTGACGAATGAGCTGCCCGGTCGGACCTCGGCTTTTCGGACTGCGGAGATCCGACCTCAGGTCAGCGGTATTATCCAAGAACGCTTGTTCACTGAAGGCTCGAATGTCAATGCGGGTGATGTTCTGTACCGGCTTGATCCGTCGTCCTTTCAGGCGGCCTTAGATAATGCCGAAGCTAATCTCTTGGCCTCAAAAAGAGCTGTGGACCGGGCCAAAGCTGCACTGAGAGCGAGTCAAGCGGATATTGGTCGGATCAAAGCCAAGCTTTCCCTGGCCCGCTCTGACAGTAAACGCTATGAGCAGTCCTTTAAGCAAAAGATCGTTTCTGCGGCCCAGCGTGATCAGGCCGCAACTGGGGCTGTCGTGGCCGAGGCTGAATTGGCATCGGCCCAGGCCCAGGTGGAGAGCAGTCGTAGTGCCATTGCTGCTGCCCAGGCCGCCGTTCAGCAGGCAGAGGCAGCTGTGCAAACCGCTGAGATCAATCTTGGCTATACCAAGGTGACGGCTCCTATTTCTGGTCGGATCGGTATTTCCAATGTGACCGAGGGAGCCGTGGTCACGGCCTATCAGCCGAAACCGATGGCTGTTATCCAGCAGATGGATCCCATTTATGCTGATGTGCCCCAGGCAGCAACCAAGATGCTTTCTTTGCGAAAGGAGGGCCTTAAAGAGGGGCGTGAGGAACAGAATAAGGTAAAACTCCTGCTGGAAGACGGCAGTGCCTATCCGCAGGACGGCACCCTGCAATTCAGCGATGTAACGGTTAATCCGACTACGGGGTCTGTCACTCTGCGGGCGGTTTTTCCTAATCCGGATCGGATGCTTTTACCGGGCATGTTTGTCCGCACGGTTATCCAGGAGGGCATTCGGGAGCAGGCTTTGTTGGTGCCGCAACAGGGTGTGTCCCGTAATCCCAAGGGCGATCCTTTTGCCCTGATCGTCAATGGGGAGAGCAAGGCTGAATACCGCCCGTTGGTGCTTGAGCGGGCTATTGATGATCAATGGCTGGTGACTGAGGGGCTTGCAGCGGGTGATAAGGTTATCGTCGAGGGATTGCTGATGCTGCGTCCTGGTACGGTGGTTAATGCGAGTCTGTTTGGTGAAAAGCCGCCGGGTGGTGGTGCTCCGCAGAAAGGGGGCGGAGACGGGCATTGA
- the glnA gene encoding type I glutamate--ammonia ligase gives MGCNNNTTREEIMKIIEEQNVHFFRLQFVDILGNMKNIAIPLSQIEKALDGMMMFDGSSIDGFVRIEESDMYLKPDYDTFTVLPWRNQSGTNAARIICDVAKSDGTPFDGCPRNNLKRVLAEAKDMGYTMNVGTEAEFFLFELNEDGTGSTVTHDVAGYFDVDPADKGINCRRDIIETLEAMGFEIEASHHEVAEGQHEVNFKYADALAAADNTLTFKWVVRSIAAEYGLHATFMPKPVFGINGSGMHCNQSLFNADGTNAFFDENGPLKLSETAYHYIAGMAKNAKGFAAITNPLVNSYKRLVPGYEAPVYVAWSASNRSALIRIPASRGVGTRTEVRCPDPACNPYLAFAMMLNSGLDGIKNKLEAPSPVDQDIFSMTAAEKEAAGIESLPASLKDALDILRENPIAKEALGEHIFDMFLENKEKEWDSYRTAVTDWELENYLNTY, from the coding sequence ATGGGCTGCAACAATAATACGACTCGTGAAGAGATCATGAAAATTATCGAGGAGCAGAATGTGCATTTCTTTCGGCTCCAGTTTGTTGATATTCTTGGAAATATGAAGAATATCGCCATTCCGCTGAGCCAGATCGAGAAAGCCCTGGACGGTATGATGATGTTTGACGGCTCCTCAATTGACGGTTTTGTCCGTATTGAAGAATCAGACATGTACCTGAAGCCGGATTATGACACCTTCACCGTCCTGCCCTGGAGAAACCAGAGCGGCACCAATGCAGCTCGGATCATCTGTGATGTGGCCAAGTCTGACGGTACGCCCTTTGATGGCTGCCCGCGTAACAACTTGAAGCGTGTTCTTGCTGAGGCCAAAGACATGGGTTACACCATGAACGTAGGAACCGAAGCAGAGTTCTTCCTGTTTGAGCTGAACGAAGACGGGACCGGCAGCACTGTTACTCATGATGTGGCTGGATACTTTGATGTTGATCCTGCTGATAAGGGGATCAACTGTCGCCGTGATATCATCGAAACCCTGGAAGCTATGGGTTTTGAGATTGAGGCTTCTCACCACGAGGTTGCTGAAGGACAGCATGAGGTTAACTTTAAATATGCTGATGCCCTGGCAGCCGCAGATAATACCTTGACCTTCAAGTGGGTTGTTCGTTCTATCGCTGCTGAGTACGGTCTCCATGCCACCTTCATGCCTAAACCGGTTTTTGGTATCAACGGTTCTGGTATGCATTGTAACCAATCCCTGTTTAACGCAGACGGCACCAATGCCTTCTTTGACGAGAATGGTCCGCTGAAGCTTTCCGAGACCGCGTATCATTACATTGCAGGTATGGCGAAGAATGCTAAGGGATTTGCTGCAATTACCAATCCGCTGGTTAACTCCTACAAGAGACTGGTTCCGGGCTACGAGGCTCCGGTGTACGTTGCCTGGTCTGCTTCCAACCGTTCTGCTTTGATTCGTATTCCGGCTTCACGTGGAGTGGGAACCCGTACTGAAGTACGCTGTCCGGATCCTGCCTGTAACCCGTATCTGGCCTTTGCCATGATGCTGAACTCCGGTTTGGACGGTATCAAGAATAAGCTGGAAGCTCCGAGCCCAGTTGATCAGGATATCTTCTCCATGACTGCTGCTGAGAAGGAAGCTGCTGGTATCGAGAGTCTGCCTGCAAGCCTGAAAGACGCTCTTGATATCCTCAGAGAGAATCCTATTGCCAAAGAGGCTTTGGGTGAGCATATCTTTGATATGTTTCTGGAGAACAAGGAGAAAGAGTGGGATTCCTACCGTACAGCGGTTACTGACTGGGAATTGGAGAATTATCTGAACACGTACTAG